A single Glycine soja cultivar W05 chromosome 14, ASM419377v2, whole genome shotgun sequence DNA region contains:
- the LOC114383147 gene encoding protein ANTI-SILENCING 1-like codes for MAEPMAVDSNPESGLDFESPFAWGKKRGMGGKKKDVQFYESFSFDGAEYAINDTVCLQSGIGGGEPHIGRLIKIWETRDKSRKVKVQWFFRPAEICKYLVGIEVKPNELFLACGGDGAKGFANVNPLEAIVGKCNVVCISKDVGNPQPSGEAKADYVYYRFFDVVQLKVVDQIDVKVAAGIEVKNVSNK; via the exons ATGGCGGAACCAATGGCTGTCGACTCCAATCCCGAATCCGGTCTCGACTTCGAGTCCCCTTTCGCCTGGGGGAAGAAGCGAGGCATGGGAGGCAAAAAGAAGGACGTGCAGTTCTACGAGTCATTCTCCTTCGACGGTGCCGAGTACGCCATAAACGACACCGTATGCCTCCAGAGCGGGATCGGCGGTGGCGAGCCCCACATCGGGAGGCTGATCAAGATCTGGGAGACCCGCGACAAGTCCAGGAAGGTGAAGGTGCAGTGGTTCTTCCGCCCCGCCGAGATCTGCAAGTACTTGGTTGGGATCGAAGTGAAGCCGAACGAGTTGTTCCTCGCGTGCGGCGGCGACGGCGCCAAGGGCTTTGCCAATGTCAATCCTTTG GAAGCTATTGTAGGGAAATGCAATGTTGTTTGCATTTCTAAGGACGTTGGGAATCCGCAACCGTCAGGTGAAGCAAAGGCTGATTATGTGTACTATCGTTTCTTTGATGTTGTGCAATTGAAAGTAGTGGATCAGATAGATGTCAAGGTTGCTGCGGGAATTGAAG